In one window of Maribacter sp. BPC-D8 DNA:
- a CDS encoding TonB-dependent receptor: protein MALAGVNIIEKGTTNGTTSDFDGNYTINVTDDTKLVFSYIGFATKEVSTAGKNTINVQLSEGMQLDEFIVVGSRTAPRSNADTPLPVDVIGAKDLSSTGQATFDKALQYKIPSFNTVQTPVNDATSLLDPYEIRNMGPSRTLILINGKRKNLSALLYTQTSPGRGETGADISAIPTDAIKRVEILRDGASAQYGSDAIAGVMNIILKDSPNEGSATIRTGITSEGDGEMFGVALNNGSSIGEDKGFVNYTIDLSKVNQANRPGTVDAAGEAGDFGADIADVQEFLSRTPDAGNINGSPETAAAKFSLNMGYELSENTSMYGNAAYVYKAVNSFANYRTPYWRTVEDFPYLADFFPGNNPNTAGGYDGYVPTFEGELSDYNATIGFKSVINDWNIDASFTTGGNTQTYKVNNTHNRNVVYSPSVFIDANGNGSVDDGEITEGSELYRENSQQSFDPGGTRFSHNVGNIDISRLLSDKVSIGVGAEFRTETFEVIGGELASYDGGGADSFAGAAPQNSGKFNRYNVGGYLSLDYDVTDAFLLSGTVRTENYSDFGNAFVYKFSSRYKFSDAFTLRGSISSGFRAPTLHQIYTQKAQYSFVPGQGIQVGGLINNVSTQAKLLGIPQLDAETSTNYTVGFGGKVEKFSYTLDYYSISVKDRIVLGNEIGGSGDPTNPLDILLTNNNLSDVSFFSNAIDTKTSGIDVVLAYKGITIGDGNLDLNLSGNYTIQNELDGPVNDIDLVANSGQSVVNQTQEALFFTSRPKTKWILGANYEINKFGFSLNNTLFGKTSFFQQGLSTDANGNFNLGTEFDPKVVTDLGVNFSATDKLTIALNINNLLNVLPEWNFVSQNAAGDAILADPAQTMNQSNLITFNQRYSQMTYDGYHFSQLGTMFNLSLNYKF from the coding sequence ATGGCTTTAGCAGGTGTAAATATTATCGAGAAAGGTACTACTAACGGTACTACTTCTGATTTTGATGGTAACTATACTATTAATGTAACCGATGATACAAAATTAGTATTCAGTTATATTGGTTTTGCAACAAAAGAAGTTTCTACAGCCGGAAAGAATACGATCAACGTACAACTATCTGAAGGTATGCAACTGGACGAGTTTATTGTTGTAGGTTCTCGTACTGCACCTAGAAGTAATGCAGACACGCCTTTACCAGTAGATGTTATTGGAGCTAAAGATTTAAGTTCTACAGGTCAAGCTACTTTTGACAAAGCATTACAGTATAAAATACCATCTTTTAATACGGTACAAACTCCTGTAAACGATGCGACATCTTTATTAGACCCTTATGAAATTAGAAACATGGGTCCATCTAGAACATTAATATTAATTAATGGTAAGCGTAAAAACTTAAGTGCCTTATTATATACACAGACATCTCCAGGTCGTGGTGAAACAGGTGCTGATATTTCAGCTATACCTACAGATGCGATTAAAAGAGTTGAAATCTTACGTGATGGTGCTTCTGCACAATACGGTTCTGATGCAATTGCTGGTGTAATGAATATTATATTAAAAGATTCTCCTAACGAAGGTTCTGCTACTATTAGAACAGGAATCACTTCTGAAGGCGATGGTGAAATGTTCGGTGTTGCTTTAAACAATGGTTCATCGATCGGTGAAGACAAAGGCTTTGTAAATTATACTATTGATTTATCTAAAGTAAACCAAGCAAACAGACCAGGTACCGTTGATGCTGCTGGTGAAGCTGGTGATTTCGGCGCTGACATTGCAGATGTTCAAGAGTTTCTCTCAAGAACACCAGACGCAGGGAATATTAATGGATCCCCAGAAACTGCTGCTGCTAAATTCTCATTGAACATGGGTTATGAATTAAGTGAGAACACATCAATGTATGGAAATGCAGCATATGTTTATAAGGCTGTAAATAGTTTTGCAAATTACAGAACTCCTTATTGGAGAACTGTTGAAGATTTTCCATATTTGGCTGATTTTTTCCCAGGAAACAATCCAAACACTGCAGGTGGTTATGATGGTTATGTTCCAACATTTGAAGGAGAGCTTAGCGATTATAATGCAACAATTGGTTTTAAATCAGTTATAAACGATTGGAATATTGATGCAAGTTTTACAACTGGTGGAAACACTCAAACATACAAGGTGAACAATACTCACAACAGAAATGTTGTTTATTCTCCGTCAGTATTTATAGATGCAAATGGAAATGGTTCTGTAGATGATGGTGAAATTACTGAGGGTTCTGAGCTTTATAGAGAAAACAGTCAGCAATCATTTGATCCAGGAGGAACTAGATTTTCTCACAACGTTGGTAATATTGATATTTCAAGATTACTATCTGACAAAGTGAGTATTGGTGTTGGTGCTGAATTTAGAACAGAGACTTTTGAAGTTATTGGAGGTGAATTAGCTTCTTATGATGGTGGTGGTGCAGATTCATTTGCTGGAGCCGCTCCTCAAAATTCAGGTAAGTTCAACCGATACAATGTTGGTGGGTACTTAAGTTTAGATTATGATGTTACCGATGCTTTTTTATTAAGCGGTACTGTTAGAACGGAGAACTATTCTGATTTCGGAAACGCATTCGTATACAAGTTTAGCTCACGTTATAAATTCAGTGATGCTTTCACATTAAGAGGTTCTATTTCTTCAGGATTCAGGGCTCCTACCCTACACCAAATCTATACGCAAAAAGCACAGTATAGTTTTGTACCTGGTCAAGGTATTCAAGTTGGTGGTTTGATTAACAATGTATCTACTCAGGCAAAATTATTGGGTATACCTCAATTAGATGCTGAGACTTCTACAAACTACACTGTTGGGTTTGGTGGTAAAGTTGAAAAATTCAGCTATACCTTAGACTACTATAGCATTTCAGTAAAAGATAGAATTGTTCTAGGAAATGAAATCGGAGGTAGTGGAGATCCTACAAATCCTTTAGATATTCTTTTAACAAACAACAACTTAAGTGATGTAAGTTTCTTCTCTAATGCAATAGACACGAAGACTTCTGGTATTGATGTGGTTCTTGCTTATAAAGGAATAACTATTGGTGACGGAAACTTAGACTTGAATTTATCTGGTAATTATACAATTCAGAATGAACTTGATGGTCCTGTAAATGATATTGACTTAGTTGCCAATTCAGGTCAATCTGTGGTAAACCAAACACAAGAAGCTTTATTCTTTACTTCAAGACCTAAGACTAAATGGATTTTAGGAGCTAATTACGAAATAAATAAATTCGGTTTTTCTTTAAATAATACATTATTTGGAAAAACTAGCTTTTTTCAACAAGGTTTAAGTACTGATGCAAATGGTAATTTCAACCTTGGTACTGAATTTGACCCTAAAGTAGTTACTGATTTAGGAGTTAATTTTAGCGCTACAGATAAATTGACAATTGCACTTAACATCAACAACTTGTTGAATGTATTACCTGAATGGAACTTTGTTTCTCAAAATGCTGCAGGTGATGCTATATTAGCAGATCCAGCACAGACGATGAACCAGTCTAACTTGATTACTTTCAACCAACGTTATTCTCAAATGACGTATGATGGGTATCACTTTAGCCAATTAGGTACTATGTTCAACCTATCGTTGAATTATAAATTTTAG
- a CDS encoding chaperone modulator CbpM, with translation MNSENYIQIEVYCERTQTPIEFIDDLLEFEMIEVQEIENKTYVEPQYLVEIERIYRLREDLGINMEGIDTLNHMIKKVNRLEQELKLLRDRLTIYEH, from the coding sequence ATGAATTCAGAAAATTACATACAAATAGAGGTGTATTGCGAACGAACACAAACTCCGATAGAATTTATAGATGATCTTTTAGAGTTCGAAATGATCGAGGTACAGGAAATTGAAAACAAAACATATGTTGAACCGCAATACCTTGTTGAGATAGAACGTATATATAGGTTGCGAGAAGACCTTGGTATAAATATGGAAGGTATAGACACCTTAAACCATATGATAAAAAAAGTCAACCGATTAGAGCAAGAATTAAAACTACTTCGAGATCGGTTGACTATATATGAACATTAA
- a CDS encoding DUF937 domain-containing protein, with translation MAGLLDLLNSPMGQQLISGVAGQTNQPADKTANVLSMAMPLILGAMKKNVSTPEGAQGLMSALSSNHNGGILDNLGGLFGGGVDDSVMADGAGILGHVFGDKQPQVESALSAKSGIDASSVASILKMAAPIVMGMIGKQTAQSNVSDGTGMNALLGSMLGGQPQENQSLITSLLDADGDGSILDDVAGMVMGGSKSSGGLGGLLGGLFGK, from the coding sequence ATGGCAGGATTATTAGATTTATTAAATAGCCCAATGGGGCAACAATTAATTAGTGGAGTTGCAGGTCAAACTAACCAACCAGCAGATAAAACCGCAAATGTACTAAGTATGGCTATGCCACTTATTCTTGGTGCAATGAAAAAAAATGTATCTACTCCAGAAGGTGCTCAAGGTTTAATGAGCGCATTATCTAGTAATCATAATGGTGGTATCTTAGATAACTTAGGCGGTCTTTTTGGCGGCGGTGTTGATGATAGTGTAATGGCAGACGGTGCTGGTATTTTGGGTCATGTATTTGGAGACAAACAACCTCAAGTGGAAAGTGCCCTTAGCGCTAAATCTGGTATCGATGCAAGTTCAGTAGCTTCTATTTTAAAAATGGCTGCTCCTATAGTTATGGGAATGATTGGAAAGCAAACTGCACAAAGTAACGTAAGTGATGGTACCGGTATGAATGCTCTTTTAGGTAGCATGCTAGGTGGACAACCACAAGAAAACCAAAGCTTAATTACTTCTTTGTTAGATGCAGATGGTGATGGTAGCATACTAGACGACGTTGCCGGCATGGTAATGGGTGGTAGTAAAAGTAGTGGTGGTCTTGGAGGTCTTTTAGGAGGTCTTTTCGGTAAATAA
- a CDS encoding RNA polymerase sigma factor: protein MELHSDETIWYFFKKGESHGFSLLFKKYYPQLHVYGLKLSNSQEITEDCLQNFFIQLFENREKLGHINSLKAYLFVSFKRRLIKQLQKNQNNIPISEAQLFKTNFTFSSEEISIKQEIQFLCTSTLASLINQLSPRQKEVIYLKYYSGMNSSDIAEVMDMNYQSVLNTLQKALIKLRIASENQQIKSILKKN from the coding sequence ATGGAACTTCATTCAGATGAAACTATATGGTATTTTTTTAAAAAGGGCGAATCCCATGGGTTCAGCTTACTTTTTAAAAAGTATTATCCGCAATTACATGTGTATGGCTTAAAGTTGAGCAATAGTCAAGAGATTACAGAAGATTGTCTGCAAAACTTCTTTATTCAACTATTTGAAAACAGAGAAAAATTAGGACACATAAATAGTCTAAAAGCCTACCTGTTTGTTTCTTTTAAAAGAAGACTCATAAAACAGTTACAAAAGAATCAAAATAATATTCCTATTTCAGAGGCTCAGCTATTTAAAACCAATTTTACTTTTTCGTCTGAAGAAATATCGATCAAACAAGAAATTCAATTTCTTTGCACCTCTACCCTAGCAAGCCTTATTAATCAATTATCACCTAGACAAAAAGAGGTTATCTATTTAAAATATTACAGTGGCATGAACAGTTCAGATATCGCCGAAGTAATGGACATGAACTACCAAAGTGTTTTAAATACATTACAAAAAGCATTAATAAAACTTCGCATAGCATCTGAAAATCAGCAGATTAAATCTATTTTGAAAAAAAACTAA
- a CDS encoding DnaJ C-terminal domain-containing protein, with product MDFIDYYKILEIDKKATQAQIKKAYRKLARKLHPDLNPNDKTAQEKFQRVNEANEVLSDPEKRKKYDQYGKDWQHADAYEEAKKNQRSSSGGNRRSYSSAGGSNEDFSDFFESMFGGAGGGFSGGGRQRSTQYKGQDLNATLKLNLLDVLEDQKQTLDLGAKKIRITIPAGVEDGQTIKISGYGGEGANGGPKGDLYLTFEINNNTNFQRVKNDLYKNESITLYDAILGSSIEVETLTGKVKLKVKPETQNDTKVKLKGKGMPVYKKKGVHGDLYITYKVTMPTKLSEKEKELFKQLSELR from the coding sequence ATGGATTTTATCGATTATTACAAAATTCTTGAAATTGACAAGAAAGCTACGCAGGCTCAAATTAAAAAGGCATATCGAAAATTGGCGCGAAAACTTCATCCGGATCTAAATCCGAATGATAAAACCGCACAAGAAAAATTTCAACGTGTAAATGAGGCCAATGAAGTTTTAAGCGATCCTGAAAAAAGAAAGAAATACGACCAATATGGTAAAGATTGGCAACATGCCGATGCTTATGAAGAAGCAAAGAAAAATCAACGTAGTTCGTCAGGCGGTAATAGAAGAAGTTATTCTAGCGCTGGCGGATCAAATGAAGATTTCTCTGATTTCTTTGAATCTATGTTCGGTGGAGCTGGCGGAGGTTTTAGTGGTGGCGGGCGACAAAGGTCCACACAATATAAAGGTCAAGATTTAAATGCGACATTAAAGTTAAATTTACTTGACGTTCTTGAAGACCAAAAACAAACACTTGATCTTGGTGCTAAAAAAATTAGAATAACCATACCTGCAGGCGTTGAAGATGGGCAAACTATAAAAATTTCTGGCTATGGCGGTGAAGGCGCTAATGGCGGACCAAAAGGAGACCTCTACTTAACATTCGAAATTAATAACAACACAAACTTTCAAAGAGTAAAGAACGATTTATATAAAAATGAATCTATCACCTTATATGATGCCATTTTAGGTAGCTCAATTGAAGTAGAGACTTTAACGGGAAAAGTGAAGTTAAAGGTAAAACCCGAAACCCAAAATGACACTAAGGTGAAGCTAAAGGGAAAAGGTATGCCAGTTTACAAGAAAAAAGGTGTTCATGGAGATTTATATATTACCTATAAAGTAACTATGCCTACCAAACTTTCAGAAAAAGAAAAAGAATTATTCAAACAACTTTCAGAATTACGATAA
- a CDS encoding D-2-hydroxyacid dehydrogenase: MKILANDGISQNGIDALEKSGFEVLTTTVAQEQLANYINEHKIDALLVRSATKVRKDLIDACPTLKLIGRGGVGMDNIDVDYAKSKDIHIINTPAASSESVAELVFAHLFGGARFLYDANRNMPLEGDSNFKGLKKSYSKGTELRGKTLGLFGFGNIGQATAKLAIGAGMKVVYCDPEVEQTDIELSFFDGQKVTFNLKNTTKEDLLKQADYISLHIPGQNNYVLGESEFAQMKKGVGIVNAARGGVLDEVALINALENGSVAFAGLDVYESEPTPEVKILMHSSISLTPHIGAATLEAQERIGLELADQIISLLK, from the coding sequence ATGAAGATATTAGCAAATGATGGTATTTCTCAAAACGGCATTGACGCATTAGAGAAATCAGGATTTGAAGTTTTAACGACAACTGTTGCACAAGAACAGTTAGCGAATTATATAAACGAACATAAAATTGATGCCTTATTAGTACGCAGTGCCACTAAGGTTAGAAAAGATTTAATAGACGCCTGCCCTACCCTAAAATTAATAGGCAGAGGTGGTGTTGGCATGGATAATATTGATGTTGATTATGCAAAATCTAAAGACATTCATATTATAAACACGCCTGCTGCATCGTCAGAATCTGTGGCAGAATTAGTATTTGCCCATCTTTTTGGTGGAGCACGTTTTTTATATGACGCAAACAGAAATATGCCATTAGAGGGCGACAGCAACTTTAAAGGTCTCAAAAAATCGTATTCAAAAGGTACAGAGCTTAGAGGTAAGACTTTAGGTCTATTCGGCTTCGGTAACATTGGTCAAGCAACGGCAAAACTTGCGATTGGCGCAGGTATGAAAGTTGTGTATTGCGACCCAGAAGTAGAACAAACCGATATTGAACTTTCGTTTTTCGACGGTCAGAAAGTAACATTCAATTTAAAGAATACAACAAAAGAAGACTTACTAAAGCAGGCAGATTATATTTCTTTACATATACCAGGGCAGAATAACTATGTTTTGGGAGAGTCAGAATTTGCACAAATGAAAAAAGGTGTAGGTATCGTAAATGCTGCAAGAGGTGGTGTTTTAGATGAAGTTGCATTAATAAATGCGTTAGAAAACGGGTCTGTTGCCTTTGCTGGTTTAGATGTTTATGAATCTGAACCAACACCAGAAGTTAAAATATTGATGCATTCTAGCATATCGTTAACGCCTCATATTGGTGCAGCTACACTAGAAGCTCAAGAAAGAATAGGACTAGAACTGGCTGACCAAATCATTTCTCTGTTAAAATAG
- a CDS encoding FecR family protein: MNNNNKFDLDYFLSDASFKNWAKGLNKNDIAYWNNWIQNNPSHIEAVENAKSIIIGINFNQQHPSNEKVNEALANVLTKIKLEPTPKKILKKTHTVNSSLLTAAAAVLLILISWTSYSFLNNETTTIHKTNFGEIIDLKLPDGTSVVLNGNSEIWYEKDNPRLINLKGEAYFKVKSIPSTNAKFWVITEDLKVEVLGTQFHVNTRKQKTNVVLDEGSIHLELKNGEITKMIPGEIVSFSNESKELTHKKVDIKTPYALWRGGTYAFNEISLKEVMFNLEATYGLEVEFETEKLKSLPLSGGIPNQNLQICIAAIEKATGTRIIKKGKILRVQENPIY; the protein is encoded by the coding sequence ATGAACAACAATAATAAATTCGACTTAGATTATTTCCTTTCGGATGCATCATTTAAAAACTGGGCAAAAGGCTTAAATAAAAATGATATCGCCTATTGGAATAATTGGATACAAAACAACCCTTCACATATTGAAGCTGTAGAGAATGCCAAGTCTATTATTATTGGCATCAACTTCAATCAACAACACCCTAGTAATGAAAAGGTAAACGAAGCTTTAGCAAATGTTTTAACAAAAATAAAGTTAGAACCTACACCAAAGAAAATTCTTAAAAAAACACATACTGTAAATAGTTCGCTTCTAACTGCTGCAGCCGCAGTATTACTAATTCTTATAAGCTGGACAAGTTATTCGTTTCTAAATAATGAAACTACAACCATACACAAAACCAATTTTGGTGAAATAATTGACTTAAAATTACCAGACGGCACTTCTGTTGTGCTTAATGGAAATTCTGAAATTTGGTATGAAAAAGACAATCCGCGTCTTATTAACCTAAAAGGAGAAGCATACTTTAAAGTTAAATCTATACCAAGTACCAATGCAAAATTTTGGGTAATTACAGAAGATCTTAAGGTAGAAGTACTGGGCACACAGTTTCATGTAAATACTAGAAAGCAGAAAACAAATGTGGTGCTTGACGAAGGTTCTATTCATTTAGAATTAAAGAACGGAGAAATCACCAAAATGATACCGGGCGAAATAGTTTCTTTCTCAAATGAAAGTAAAGAACTGACCCATAAAAAAGTAGATATCAAAACCCCATACGCCTTATGGCGTGGAGGCACTTATGCTTTTAACGAAATTTCTCTAAAAGAAGTCATGTTCAATCTAGAAGCTACTTATGGTCTCGAAGTCGAATTTGAAACTGAAAAACTAAAGAGTTTACCTCTTTCTGGTGGTATTCCAAATCAGAATTTACAAATATGTATAGCCGCAATAGAAAAGGCTACAGGAACAAGAATCATTAAAAAAGGAAAGATATTACGCGTGCAAGAAAACCCTATTTATTAA
- the serC gene encoding 3-phosphoserine/phosphohydroxythreonine transaminase, whose protein sequence is MKKHNFSAGPCILPKEVLLKASEAVMDFNGSGLSLIEISHRSKDFVAVMENARSLALELLDLKDKGYTALFLQGGASLEFLMVAYNLLETKAGYLNTGTWSDKAIKEAKLFGEVVEVGSSKDENFKYIPKGYTVPSGLDYLHITSNNTIFGTQFKKFPKTDCPLVCDMSSDIFSRTMDFSQFDLIYAGAQKNMGPAGTTLVIVKDDILGKVSRKVPSMLNYQTHIAKDSMFNTPPVFAVYTSMLTLEWLKNLGGIAAIEEVNEKKARLLYSEIDLNPVFEGYANIEDRSLMNATFNITDEVLKTTFDNMLKEAGINGLNGHRSVGGYRASMYNALSLDSVGVLVDVMSEMERKG, encoded by the coding sequence ATGAAAAAACATAATTTTAGCGCTGGTCCTTGTATACTACCAAAAGAAGTATTGTTAAAAGCTTCTGAAGCGGTTATGGACTTCAACGGTTCGGGGCTTTCTCTTATTGAGATTTCTCACAGAAGTAAAGATTTTGTTGCCGTAATGGAAAACGCAAGATCATTGGCATTAGAACTACTTGACTTAAAAGATAAAGGATATACTGCCCTTTTTCTTCAAGGTGGCGCGAGCTTAGAGTTTTTAATGGTTGCATATAATTTGTTGGAAACAAAAGCTGGTTATTTAAATACCGGTACTTGGAGCGATAAAGCAATTAAAGAAGCTAAATTATTTGGAGAAGTTGTTGAAGTTGGATCATCTAAAGATGAAAACTTTAAATACATTCCAAAAGGTTATACAGTACCTTCTGGCTTAGATTACCTACATATTACTTCTAACAATACCATATTCGGAACGCAGTTTAAGAAATTTCCGAAAACTGATTGTCCTTTAGTTTGTGATATGAGTTCTGATATTTTTTCTAGAACTATGGATTTTTCTCAGTTCGATTTAATATACGCCGGAGCACAAAAAAACATGGGTCCTGCAGGTACCACTTTAGTAATTGTCAAAGATGATATATTAGGAAAAGTTTCTAGAAAAGTCCCTTCTATGCTTAACTATCAAACTCATATTGCAAAAGATAGTATGTTCAATACTCCACCGGTATTTGCGGTATACACTTCTATGCTAACCTTAGAATGGCTAAAAAACCTTGGAGGTATTGCTGCTATTGAAGAAGTAAATGAGAAAAAAGCAAGATTGTTATATTCTGAAATAGATTTAAATCCTGTTTTCGAAGGTTATGCAAATATTGAAGATAGATCGTTAATGAATGCAACCTTTAATATTACAGATGAAGTTTTAAAAACAACATTTGATAACATGCTAAAAGAAGCTGGTATTAATGGTTTAAACGGTCACCGTTCTGTTGGAGGCTACAGAGCTAGCATGTACAACGCACTTTCTCTAGATAGTGTTGGTGTATTGGTAGATGTAATGAGTGAAATGGAACGTAAAGGATAA
- the ychF gene encoding redox-regulated ATPase YchF has translation MKAGIVGLPNVGKSTLFNCLSNAKAQSANFPFCTIEPNIGVVNVPDARLEKLEELVVPERVLPATVEIVDIAGLVKGASKGEGLGNQFLGNIRETDAILHVLRCFDNDNIVHVDGSVDPIRDKETIDMELQLKDLETVDKKLEKVKRAARTGNKDAQKEEAVLLAVKTGLESGTSVRAIKIDNESRLEFVKPLQFITDKPVMYVCNVDEDAAVSGNAYVDKVKEMVAAENAEVIFLAVGTEADITELETYEERQMFLEDLGLEEPGSAKLIRGAYKLLELETYFTAGVKEVRAWTIPVGATAPQAAGVIHTDFEKGFIRAEVIAYDDYVAFGSESKVKEAGKMKVEGKEYIVKDGDVMHFRFNV, from the coding sequence ATGAAAGCAGGTATCGTAGGATTGCCAAACGTAGGTAAATCAACACTTTTTAATTGTTTGTCTAACGCTAAGGCGCAAAGTGCAAATTTTCCTTTTTGTACAATTGAACCTAATATAGGTGTTGTAAACGTGCCAGATGCACGATTAGAAAAACTAGAAGAGTTGGTGGTTCCAGAAAGGGTATTACCTGCTACTGTAGAAATCGTTGATATTGCTGGTTTAGTAAAAGGCGCTAGTAAAGGTGAAGGATTAGGGAATCAGTTTTTAGGAAATATTCGTGAAACTGATGCTATATTACATGTATTGCGTTGTTTTGATAATGATAACATCGTACATGTCGATGGTAGTGTAGATCCTATTAGAGATAAGGAAACAATAGATATGGAGCTTCAATTGAAAGATTTGGAGACTGTAGATAAGAAATTAGAAAAAGTAAAAAGAGCAGCTAGAACTGGTAATAAAGATGCACAAAAGGAAGAAGCTGTTTTACTTGCCGTAAAAACTGGATTAGAATCGGGTACCTCTGTTAGAGCTATTAAAATCGATAATGAATCGAGACTTGAGTTTGTTAAGCCGCTTCAGTTTATTACAGATAAACCAGTAATGTACGTTTGTAATGTTGATGAAGATGCTGCTGTATCTGGTAATGCCTATGTTGATAAAGTAAAAGAAATGGTAGCTGCTGAAAATGCAGAAGTAATTTTCTTGGCTGTAGGTACCGAAGCTGATATTACGGAGCTAGAGACTTACGAGGAGCGCCAAATGTTTTTAGAAGACTTGGGTTTAGAAGAACCTGGTTCTGCTAAACTTATTCGTGGAGCTTACAAATTATTAGAATTAGAGACCTACTTTACTGCAGGTGTTAAAGAAGTTCGTGCATGGACAATTCCTGTTGGCGCAACTGCACCACAAGCTGCAGGTGTTATACATACCGATTTTGAAAAGGGTTTCATTAGGGCAGAAGTTATTGCTTATGATGACTATGTGGCTTTTGGTAGTGAATCAAAAGTGAAAGAAGCCGGTAAAATGAAGGTAGAAGGTAAAGAATACATCGTTAAAGATGGTGATGTAATGCATTTCCGTTTTAACGTTTAA
- a CDS encoding 4Fe-4S dicluster domain-containing protein — protein sequence MAIIITDECINCGACEPECPNTAIYEGADEWRYSDGTSLKGGVVLPDGKQVDADEVQEPISDEVYYISPDKCTECMGFHEEPQCAAVCPVDCCVPDDDHVETEEVLLAKQRFMHPE from the coding sequence ATGGCAATAATAATAACAGACGAATGTATAAATTGTGGGGCTTGTGAACCTGAATGTCCGAACACTGCAATATATGAAGGTGCAGATGAATGGCGTTATAGTGATGGTACCTCTTTAAAGGGTGGTGTTGTATTGCCTGATGGTAAGCAAGTTGATGCCGATGAAGTTCAAGAACCTATAAGCGATGAAGTTTATTACATCTCACCAGATAAATGTACAGAATGTATGGGCTTTCATGAAGAACCACAGTGTGCAGCAGTTTGCCCTGTTGATTGTTGTGTACCTGATGATGACCATGTAGAAACTGAAGAAGTGCTTTTAGCGAAGCAACGTTTCATGCACCCTGAGTAA
- a CDS encoding acyl-CoA reductase: MTHSTLSIEAFVKLGNFLSTFCELITSNTISDHLNDKWIERFKTEAVRAQHYNGWFSEENVVHAFQEWSNVLTQSNLENWLNAYDLNSNEEKTVALIMAGNIPLVGFHDLLCVLVTGNKALVKLSSNDQKLIPLLIDYLIEIEPFFKDRVTFTKEKLENYDAVIATGSNNTARYFEFYFGKKPNIIRKNRNSVAVLTGKETTEELTALSEDIFRYFGLGCRSVSKIYIPKEYNIDTFFKAMFPYSDIINHNKYANNYDYNKAVYLMSEFKILDNGFLILKEEKSFGSPIASLFYEYYEDIPALKNYLHNEEDKIQCIVSSGVIEGEILFGQTQKPSLNDYADGIDTVDFLLRTSLN; encoded by the coding sequence ATGACCCATAGCACCCTTAGTATAGAAGCTTTTGTTAAACTTGGAAATTTTCTAAGTACATTTTGTGAATTAATCACCTCAAACACCATTTCTGATCACTTAAATGACAAATGGATCGAGCGTTTTAAAACTGAAGCCGTAAGGGCGCAACATTATAATGGTTGGTTTTCAGAAGAAAATGTTGTTCATGCTTTTCAAGAATGGTCAAATGTACTAACCCAAAGTAATTTAGAAAATTGGTTAAATGCATATGACCTTAATTCTAATGAAGAAAAAACAGTAGCACTAATAATGGCGGGTAATATTCCCCTAGTAGGGTTTCATGACCTACTATGCGTGTTGGTTACAGGTAATAAAGCATTGGTAAAATTATCGAGTAACGACCAAAAACTAATCCCTCTACTTATTGATTATCTTATCGAAATCGAACCTTTTTTCAAAGATAGGGTTACGTTTACTAAAGAAAAGCTTGAAAACTACGATGCCGTAATAGCAACTGGCAGCAACAATACTGCAAGATACTTTGAATTTTATTTCGGTAAAAAACCTAATATAATTCGTAAAAACAGAAATTCGGTAGCCGTCTTAACAGGCAAAGAGACTACTGAAGAATTAACCGCACTTAGTGAAGATATTTTTAGGTATTTTGGATTAGGGTGTAGAAGTGTCTCTAAAATCTATATTCCGAAAGAATATAATATTGATACATTTTTCAAAGCTATGTTTCCATACAGCGATATTATAAATCATAATAAATATGCTAACAATTATGATTATAATAAGGCAGTTTATTTGATGAGCGAATTCAAAATATTAGATAACGGATTCTTAATCTTAAAAGAAGAAAAAAGCTTTGGATCCCCAATTGCGTCATTGTTTTATGAGTATTATGAAGATATTCCTGCATTAAAAAACTATCTACATAACGAGGAAGATAAAATTCAATGCATAGTCTCATCTGGCGTCATAGAAGGCGAGATATTATTCGGGCAAACACAAAAGCCTTCATTGAACGATTATGCAGATGGTATAGATACGGTTGATTTCTTGTTGAGAACATCCTTGAATTAA